CGATGCTTCCATACAATTCAACAATACGCTTCTTTTTGAGTATAGGATTAACCTACCTTGGCGTATAGTCCGTGCAAAACTTGTGCAGTTTGCTTTACGATTGGATCATCCAGACCAGTATACCTAACCTAGCAAAACATCGATGGGCGGAATCACATGATCCGTTAGGTCGATTGTTACGGTTTCTGCTACATAAAAGCTGGACAAATCCAGACATTACTTGACGTTTCAACGGGAGCATGGGAGCGGCTATCCCTTAACGTCCAGACACGCTTTAGCCTGACGTGCATATTTTTCGAGATTTTTAGACGCATTTAAATCTCGGTCTGAGGTATGCTGACATTTTTTACATTCGTAAACCCGCTGTGATAGACTAATTTCTTGAATTTCTCCACAATTTGCACAAGTTTTACTAGATGGGTAAAATCTATCTACAAATACGACAGTTCCACCGTATCTAATTACTTTATATTCTACTTGTCTGCGGAATTCATAAAAATTGGCATCGCTGACAGCACCGGCTAACTTATGATTTTTCAACATCCCCGAAGTATTCAAATCCTCCAAAGCAACAACTGCGTGGTTTTTGCAGATAAATGTAGTTGCTTTATGAGTGGCATCAATACGTATATTAGTAATACGTCGATGCAGTTTAGATATTCTCAACTTTTGTTTTTTGTAACGATTACTTCCCTTAATTTTTCTTGTAAGTTGACGTTGTAATCTTGTTAACTTTCTCCTGGCACTTTGGTTCTTGCGTACTTAGCGTGCTGAATTTGTTAAAAAATAAGTTTGAAACCCTTGCCTGGCTCCGATAAAAGCCATTATTTTTTGTATTTGAGCTACTGTTACTAAAAATCAAATTATAAACGCCTATAAGCCTTGTTATTAAAGCAATTTAATCGACTTTCATTAATAATTAAGCACGCTATACACGCAAGAGCCGAATTTGGCAGAGTTCAAATCCATTGATCTGTGGCATATTTACATCTAAGACTAGCGCATCGGGGGTGACTGCTTGCAGTACTGTCCAAAATTGCAATGGATCGGCCAAGGTTGTCACCTTGAATCCCCAGGGTTTAAGCAGGGTGGGGAGAGTGCGTAACCAATCTTGATCGTCATCAAGAATCATCACCTTGTTTGTCTTCTCAGTACCGCGTAACAAATTTACAGCGGCGTCAATCACCTGCTCAGGTGCTATGGGCGATGCCAAAAAAAGTTTTCCGCCTCGCCGCAGGGCTTCCAGGCGATCGCTCAATTCACCGCGATCGCCAATCACAACAATTGGCAAGTCAGGGTAATGGTGTGCAAATGTCTGCAATGTTGCCCAAAAATTGCAGACCTGGGGGCTACCCAACTCCGATGGGATGGAGGTCAACCGCAACAGGATGACATCAGGATCTTGACTTAAACTATCAAAGACAGACTCAGTTGTCCGCAAAGCTTTAGCCACATCTGACACCGGAATAATCTCAACACGAATTCCCCGACTGATGGCTATAGCCTGTAGGGATTGGTTCAATTCGGTGTCTGAACTCACAATCAGTAACAGCGGTGACTGTCCATTGGGAATTTGGGACATTTGGATCAGTGTGGTATGGTCAATCTCTTGCTGTAGAGCCATCACCAAAGTTTTCATCAGCGGTGCGTGTTTCGGTTGTAGCGGCTCTCGACCACCCAACCAATACTCCAACTGGCGGGCGATGTGCATTGTCTTGGTTAGCCCAAATATTCCCAGAGTACCAGCCAGTTTGTGCGCCACCTGTTGCGCCTGTTCTTGTTGGGGGGGTTTAAGTTGATTGGTTTGTAAGTCTCTGACGGTTTGTAACAAAATGCTCATCTGGTCGAGGCTTTTCGGTTTAGTCGTTGTCCAAGTGTCGTTGAGGAAGGCTAGGTATTGTTCTTGGGCGTCTGGAGGAATATGCTTGGGGGAATCGTTGAAGGCTTCTATTGGGCTAGCGATGCCAGGGGAGTCCGTCGCATTCTTCACAGTAGGTGTAGAATATTGAGTAGTTGAGTCTTCCGTATTTAGGGCTTTGAGATAGTAGCCCCGTCCATGCATGGTGGCAATGAAATCTGGACTAGCACCGGCTGCAACTAGCTTTTTCCGCACCCGACGGATATGGGAACGCACCGTTGCTTGAGAGGGGAATTCTTCGGAAGACCATAATCGATCCAGAAGTTCTTCACTGCTAAACACATGCTGGCACTCCCGCAGCAAAAGTTCTAGCAAATCATATTCCATTGTTGTTAGGTTCAAGGGACGACCATTATAAGTCACTTCACAACTACTGGGGTTGAGAAGCAAATCGCCCCAACTCAGCAAGGGAAAAGGATTCGCACTTCCTCGCCTGAGTAACGCCCGAATCCGGGCGATAAGTTCTATTTGATCGAACGGTTTGACCACATAGTCATCTGCACCTGCATCTAATCCCTGGACTTTAGCGGTACTGGTATCCTGTCCTGTTAGTAACAGAATGGGAGTCATGTATCCCTCTGTACGAAACCGTTTGCATAAACTGATACCATCTAACTTGGGCAGCATGATATCTAATACGATCAGGTCATACTCAAACGTAGAGCCATAAGTCCAACCCATTTCCCCATCTTTCACCACATCTACAACATAGTGATGGGTTGCTAGATTCCTGGTCAGGACTTTAATTAACACGTCATCATCTTCCACAAGCAAGATTTTCATTGATGCAGCTACCAATGGAGAATTTTCGTAATTTGCTCCGGTAGATCTAGGGAGTTAAAGGGTTTGGTAATTATACCACTGACTCCCAAATCATTAAATTGACGCTTTTCCGCTGTTTGTGCTTTGGCGGTTAAAAGAATCACCAGTATTTGTTCCGTCCGTGAATGAGACTGGAGTTCTTTAAAGGTAGCAATCCCCTCCATATCTGGCATCATTAGATCTAATAAAATCACATCTGGTTTTTCGCTTTGGGCAGTTTGGATACCTTCCTCTTCATCACATATATCCTCAGGGCACAGCAATGCTGTGCCCCTACAGATTGGGGGAGCAAAGGGACTGGATGAATTGCAGTGGATAATTACAGCACAGAGGTTTTACCGTCCTAAACGCACACCATTATCTAAATATTCTCTCATCTTTTCTTGAGTAGCTTTCAAACTATCACTCGGCGAAAGTAACTCAATCACAAAACCTGCACCAGTTTGCAGGGACTACCAACTTTTTTCATCCTCATAATTTGGTGAAGATATTGGTAAAATCACAGGTTTTTGATAATTAGAGGTGTAACCAGGTAAAACTTTTACCCCAGACTGAGTTAACCTCAGTGTTAAAGAAAGTCGTACTTTACCGCTCTGATTAAGTATAGAACGATGTACAAGGTTATCAGTAAATAAGACGAATTCTCCAGGACGTAACACTACAGGAATAGCTTGTTTGGTAATTTTATCAGGGATATCAAAAAAGTGATTACCACTAAAGGGATCGGTTACTTTTATCTGACAATCTTTTAAGTAAGAATTAGGTATATACTCAAAACCGTTATACTCATTAACTTCTGTCAAAGCTATATAAGCATGGATAGTTTTACCATCTCCTTTAAGCAATTTAGGATAAGAGTCTTGATGCCAAAAAGGAATTAATTGGTCAGATGGATAACTTAACCACAGTTCTGAACGCCATAATACTAAATTCTCTCCTAAATATTCAGTGAGTGTTTCTAACAAATTTTTATCGTGACATATTTGTAAAACTACACGTGAATCTAAATGTCTATCCATGTAAAAATATTTTTTAAAGATTTGAATTAGTATAATAAAAAAAGCTCCCCAATCGAATCTAATCAATGCTAATAATAGCTGAGTAAATATTATTCTTTTGGGGAATTTTGGTAATACTTCATTTAAAATATTTCTGGTAATATCGGCTATTTCATTACTGTTTAAATTAAGAGACTTTGGTTTCCAAATACCATGAGTACCATCATCATCATAATTATTAATTTGTCGTAAATTTTGCTTTTGATTGCAGCCAGTCCATAATAGACTGCGTTCCCACAATTGGTTCAATATTTCTTGATTTTGTGCTATTTTAGGTAAGGCAATTTCTTGGTTCTGACTGTCGAAAAATTTCCCGCTAATATTTTGGTAATCTGGAGAAGTGGCACAAACTAAAGTGCTATATGCTCCTGCTTCCGGGGAAAGACCTAAACCTAAATATTTACTGAGACGATGCCATATAGTAATATTTGATTGTACAAAACCTGGGTGGATGGCGTTAACGGTAACTTGCGAATTATTTAATTTTTGAGAAAGTTCTTGGGTTAATAGCAATAAGCATAATTTAGAAATAGCATAGTGTTTTATCACATTTAAACTTGTTTTTTTTACTAAGAAGTCCCATTTAATATTATTTGGATATAGTGCTAAATCTGATGACAGCATAATAATGCGACTAGGTGCGGATTTTTGCATTTTTTCTAGCAATAAATAAGTCAGCAAAAAATGACCCAAATAGTTAGTTCCCCAAATCAGTTCAAACCCTTCTTTTGTTGTACCTCTGTGGTTAAATATGCCTGCATTATTGACCAATATATGCAATGGTAAGTTTTTGTCATTGAATAGTTTGACGCAGTTACGAACTGAATCTAAAAAAGCTAGGTCAAGTGGTAAAAATTCCACACTTTGATTTCCAGTAGTTTCCCGGATGTATTTTATAGCTTTTGCTGATTTCGTTTCTGAACGACATGCAATAAATACATGATTGCCTAATTTTGCTAAACCTACAGCCGTCATTAAACCTACACCAGAGTTACCACCTGTAACTAAACAGACTTGCATAATTGACTATCTCTCAGTATTTATTTAAACCCAGTTTGAAGATATCCACAATCTGATGATATATACAATATCATTTAAGTGTATAAGTGATCGCTTGTTATGCAAGAATGAGCGATACCTTAAAAAGACGCGCTCGCTTTTGCTAACACAGTCCACACCTTCAAAATCGCACTTCTGAGATTTATTCAGACATAGATAGTCCTTATGTAATTATCCCTGAGTTTGAATTTGGAATTAAAATTAAGGGAGTAGATATTATTTTGATAACAGAAGAAACAATTAAGTTTGCACAGTTAAAAACTTTAAAAGTAACATTGACTGGTTCACAAACAAATAGAGCTAAAAAAGAATTAGGGATTCATGATAATCCCTTATTTATCGCAGTTTTTGATTTAGGTGATTGGACATTTAACGATCCTAAAATTCCTCGCATTGCTGGTAAAGCATTTTGGAATAAGATTCACATGGATTATGACTTGGTGGAGAACCATGTAAGAAATATGTTACAGAAAATTGATAATGCTTTTGCTGAGTTGGCTGCAAAGTAAATTCTATCAAGAAAACAGCGAAAACAGAAGTTGTGAAATTAGGCGGACATTAAGCGCTTTCTTGGTTCAGGAATTTGACGACCTAATTCTTGAGCAGTTTCTATCCACTCCTGCATAATAATTTCTACATTTTGTAGTGCTTCTTGATAAGTTTCGCCATCAGCAGCGCATCCAGGTAACTCTGGAACTTCGGCGATAAATGCTTGGTCTTCTTCACTCCAGTAGAGAATTATTTCATAATGAAGCGTCATCTTGTCCTCCTAGCTGGTACTTAAGAATTACTGCACGAACTTGTTTAACTTGATATGCTTTGGCTTGAGAACCTTTAGGTTGAAGATTGAGAATTTCTTCTATTCCCTCTTGAGTAAAAATGCTGAGGCTGTTTGGATTGTAGAAAAAGGGGTTCTTGCGTACTTAGCGTGCTTAATTATTAGTTAAAGTCTATAAATTTGCTTTAAAAGTAAGACTTACAGGCGTTCATAATTTAATTTTCAGCAATATGACCAAAAATACAGGAAATAATGGCTATTACCGTATCTCAGTAAGGGTTTCAAGCTGATTATTTAATAAATTTAGCACGCTAAGTACGGAAGATCCCGATTTGTCGGTCTAAATTCTCATCTGCTAGAAAGTTCAAGAAGCATTCTCAACAATGGGATAAATTACATCATATCGTAAAGCCTCAGCTGCAAATGCTAAAGCTGCTTGAATTGCTTCGCGTGTTAGTCGCGGGTGAGATTCTAAAATTTGTTCTGGAGTTTCACCTGCAGCTAACTTTTCTAAAATCAACTCAACGGTGATGCGTGTCCCAACAATCACCGATTTTCCCATCATTACCTTTGGATCTGATACAACCATTCGTTTCTCGCCCTAGTTAGGTACACTCGTAGGGGCACGGCATTGCCGTGCCCCTACACATCGCGATATGATATTGTACCGAATATAAATGTGTTGCGCTATACTATCACAACCCCAACCAACACCGCAAAGATCGCTCTAACAGTTCAGCATCAGCATCAGCTAACTTACCAATCACTTTGACAACTAAGCTTTGATGCACTGTGTATAAACCTCTCTTGACTGCTGTAGCCACGTTTAGCCCTGCTGCTCCCCATTCAGACAAGACAAACTCACCTTCTCGCAATGCTCCAGTTTTGCTCGTCTAGGGTGTAATTAGGATGTCTTGAGAAACGTGTGGCGCACTGATCGCCGTCAAAATATAAAATTATGATACAATTGGATGATACTATTCTGTATAGTTAAATTCAGGTAAAAACTATAACTATAAATAAGCAAAAAATATATGTCTAATTATCAAGAATTGCTACAGCAAGCTAAAAATCTAACTGCTGAAGAACAACTTAAATTAGTAGCTGAATTAATCTCAGTGGTTCGTAATCGTGTTATAGATAAATCAAAAAAGCGTAGTATCTTAGATTTAGAAGGTTTAGGTAAGGAAATTTGGCAAG
The Gloeotrichia echinulata CP02 DNA segment above includes these coding regions:
- a CDS encoding RNA-guided endonuclease TnpB family protein: MKGSNRYKKQKLRISKLHRRITNIRIDATHKATTFICKNHAVVALEDLNTSGMLKNHKLAGAVSDANFYEFRRQVEYKVIRYGGTVVFVDRFYPSSKTCANCGEIQEISLSQRVYECKKCQHTSDRDLNASKNLEKYARQAKACLDVKG
- a CDS encoding response regulator, whose product is MKILLVEDDDVLIKVLTRNLATHHYVVDVVKDGEMGWTYGSTFEYDLIVLDIMLPKLDGISLCKRFRTEGYMTPILLLTGQDTSTAKVQGLDAGADDYVVKPFDQIELIARIRALLRRGSANPFPLLSWGDLLLNPSSCEVTYNGRPLNLTTMEYDLLELLLRECQHVFSSEELLDRLWSSEEFPSQATVRSHIRRVRKKLVAAGASPDFIATMHGRGYYLKALNTEDSTTQYSTPTVKNATDSPGIASPIEAFNDSPKHIPPDAQEQYLAFLNDTWTTTKPKSLDQMSILLQTVRDLQTNQLKPPQQEQAQQVAHKLAGTLGIFGLTKTMHIARQLEYWLGGREPLQPKHAPLMKTLVMALQQEIDHTTLIQMSQIPNGQSPLLLIVSSDTELNQSLQAIAISRGIRVEIIPVSDVAKALRTTESVFDSLSQDPDVILLRLTSIPSELGSPQVCNFWATLQTFAHHYPDLPIVVIGDRGELSDRLEALRRGGKLFLASPIAPEQVIDAAVNLLRGTEKTNKVMILDDDQDWLRTLPTLLKPWGFKVTTLADPLQFWTVLQAVTPDALVLDVNMPQINGFELCQIRLLRV
- a CDS encoding response regulator, with protein sequence MLCPEDICDEEEGIQTAQSEKPDVILLDLMMPDMEGIATFKELQSHSRTEQILVILLTAKAQTAEKRQFNDLGVSGIITKPFNSLDLPEQITKILHW
- a CDS encoding SDR family NAD(P)-dependent oxidoreductase yields the protein MQVCLVTGGNSGVGLMTAVGLAKLGNHVFIACRSETKSAKAIKYIRETTGNQSVEFLPLDLAFLDSVRNCVKLFNDKNLPLHILVNNAGIFNHRGTTKEGFELIWGTNYLGHFLLTYLLLEKMQKSAPSRIIMLSSDLALYPNNIKWDFLVKKTSLNVIKHYAISKLCLLLLTQELSQKLNNSQVTVNAIHPGFVQSNITIWHRLSKYLGLGLSPEAGAYSTLVCATSPDYQNISGKFFDSQNQEIALPKIAQNQEILNQLWERSLLWTGCNQKQNLRQINNYDDDGTHGIWKPKSLNLNSNEIADITRNILNEVLPKFPKRIIFTQLLLALIRFDWGAFFIILIQIFKKYFYMDRHLDSRVVLQICHDKNLLETLTEYLGENLVLWRSELWLSYPSDQLIPFWHQDSYPKLLKGDGKTIHAYIALTEVNEYNGFEYIPNSYLKDCQIKVTDPFSGNHFFDIPDKITKQAIPVVLRPGEFVLFTDNLVHRSILNQSGKVRLSLTLRLTQSGVKVLPGYTSNYQKPVILPISSPNYEDEKSW
- a CDS encoding type II toxin-antitoxin system HicB family antitoxin, which gives rise to MTLHYEIILYWSEEDQAFIAEVPELPGCAADGETYQEALQNVEIIMQEWIETAQELGRQIPEPRKRLMSA
- a CDS encoding DUF433 domain-containing protein → MVVSDPKVMMGKSVIVGTRITVELILEKLAAGETPEQILESHPRLTREAIQAALAFAAEALRYDVIYPIVENAS